The window GTCGGTCCGCAGGAGCACCGCCACCTCGGGCGCCGAGCCGCCGTGGACGACCGAGTTCGTCACCAGCTCGGACACCAGGAGCTTGACGGTCTCCAGCACCTCCTCGCAGTCCCACCGGCGCAGCGTCTCCTCCACGAACCGCCGGGCCGTGGCGCTGCTGCGGGCGTCCCAGTCGAGCGAGGTCCGCACCTCGGCCACGGCCAGGGCGACGGCCTCGACGGCGCCCGCCACGGCGACGATGTCGTCGACCATGGCCTTGGCGGACAGCCCCTTCTCGACGTAGCCGACCGCACCTCGGCCGGCGGTCACGCCGGCCAGCCGGCCCCGGGGGAAGCCGGAGACGACGACGACCCGGGTCTGGGGCGAGGCGGTGGCCAGGGCGGGGAGGACGTCGATGCCGCCCGGACCGGGCATCCCGAGATCGAGCAGGACCAGGTCGGGCGATACCGATCGGACGGCCCGGAGTGCCCCCTCCCCGTCCGCCGCGGTCGCGATCACGTCGAACCGCCCATCGGCCTCGAGTGCCGCGGAAAGGAGCGCCCGCATTCCGTCGAAGTCGTCGGCGACCACGACGCGAAAGGCGGCCGGCATCTCCCCATTGTGCCGGCCGTCACGGCGTCGCCGAAAGTGCGTCCGGCGGTACCCTGCGAACCAACGCCGAACGACTCCCGTGGAGACGACCGCGGGTGCCGGCCGGTTGATGGGCTCCGCCCGGAGGGGGAACGCCGACATGGCCGCTTCGAGGACCAGGACCGCCGGCGCCGCAGGCACGGCCGCCACCACCAACGGGGACGGCGGGATGGCCGACGAAGCCGCCCTCCACGAGCTCCTGCGGGCCCTGCGGGCGGCCAAGGACGGGGACTTCACCGTCCGCCTGCCGCAGCGCCGGACCACCCTCATGGGCCAGATCGGGGCCGCGTACAACGAG of the Acidimicrobiales bacterium genome contains:
- a CDS encoding response regulator is translated as MPAAFRVVVADDFDGMRALLSAALEADGRFDVIATAADGEGALRAVRSVSPDLVLLDLGMPGPGGIDVLPALATASPQTRVVVVSGFPRGRLAGVTAGRGAVGYVEKGLSAKAMVDDIVAVAGAVEAVALAVAEVRTSLDWDARSSATARRFVEETLRRWDCEEVLETVKLLVSELVTNSVVHGGSAPEVAVLLRTDALRIEVSDRGEGVPAPRTAADDATSGRGLAMVEVLASAWGVDATGGGKTVWFELPRLDRAPSPDGSPR